The Sandaracinus amylolyticus genomic interval CGCCTTCGACTACCGCGCTGACGATCCGACCGGATATCACACGCCGATCGGGAGCCACATCCGACGCTGCAATCCGCGCGACTCGGAGGTGGCGGGTGTCGCCCGACTCCATCGGATGATCCGTCGTGGCACCGCGTACGGGCCGCTGCTCCCCGAAGGCATGCTGGAGGACGACGGCGCAGATCGCGGGCTCGTCTTCGCGTTCGTCGGCGCGCATCTGGGACGGCAATTCGAGTTCGTGCAGTCGGAGTGGGTCAACGGAGGCGAGTTCATCGGCCTCGGAGACGCGCGTGATCCGATTGCGGGCTCGGCAGACGGCCAGGGTCGGTTCTCGATCCCGCGCAGGCCGATTCCTCGACGGCTCGACGGACTGCCGCGCTTCGTCGTCACGCGAGGTGGGGAGTACTGCTTCATGCCGAGCCTTCGCGCGTTGCGCTGGTTGTCGGAGCTGCCCTGAGCGATTCGAGGCCGAGATGCCGAGCGCCTTCGACGTCGTCGTGATCGGGGCCGGGCCCGCGGGCGCGGTCGCTGCGCTGCGTGCGGCGGATCTCGGAGCGCGCACGGCGCTCGTCGCGCGTGATCGGTTCGGCGGGATGGCCGCGAACGACGGGCCCGTCCCGGTGCGCACGCTCGCGCACGCGGCGCGGCTCGTCCGAGAGGCACGCCAGCTGGACCGATACGGCATCTGCGCGGGCGAGCCCGTCGTCGACTATCCGCGTCTCCTCGCGCGCGTGCGCGAGGTCGTCGATCACGTGGGCCGAGAGTCCGCGCTGCGCGGGCAGTGCGAGTCCGCGGGCGTCGTGATCCACGAGAACGCCGGCGCCGCGCGCTTCGTCGCGCCGCACACGATCGAGACCGCGAACGGGCTCCGTCTCGACGCGGAGTCGATCGTGCTGTGCACGGGCGGCACGAACCGACGTCTCTCGGTGCCGGGCGTCGAGCTGACGAGCACGCACAGCGACGCGTGGGCGCTGACGTCCGTGCCGCCTTCGATGTTGGTGATCGGGGCAGGCGCGACCGGCGTGCAGGTCGCGTCGATCTTCCACGCGTTCGGCACGCACGTGCAGCTGTTCCAGGCAGGCGCGCGCATCTTGCCGACGGAGGACGAAGACGTCGCGGCCGAGGTGACCGACGCGTTCCGCGCCGCGGGGATCACGGTGCGCACCGACTTCGGAGTCATCGAGTCGTTCGAGAAGACCGCGAGCGGCCTGCGGATGATCGTGTCGAGAGACGGCGATCGATCGACCGCGGAGGCGGCGCTCGCCGTGGTCGCGATCGGATGGGTCGCCAACACCGCGGAGCTCGGCCTCGACGTCGCGGGCGTCGCCGCCGACGAGCGCGGCCGCGTGCGTGTCGACGACTACCTCCGCACCAGCGCGCCGCACGTCTTCGCGGCCGGCGACGTCACTGGTCACCTGATGCTCGTGCCGCAGGCGCTCGAGGAGGGCTACGTCGCGGGCACGAACGCCGTGCGCGGCGCGGTCCTGCCGCGCACCGAGCACGTGAGCCCGATCGGCAGCTTCACGGATCCCGAGTACGCGCAGGTCGGCCTCGGCGAGGCACAGGCACGCGCGGAGCTCGACGCGCTCGTCACGGTGATCCGACTGGACGCGGGCACGCGCGCGATCATCG includes:
- a CDS encoding dihydrolipoyl dehydrogenase family protein, translated to MPSAFDVVVIGAGPAGAVAALRAADLGARTALVARDRFGGMAANDGPVPVRTLAHAARLVREARQLDRYGICAGEPVVDYPRLLARVREVVDHVGRESALRGQCESAGVVIHENAGAARFVAPHTIETANGLRLDAESIVLCTGGTNRRLSVPGVELTSTHSDAWALTSVPPSMLVIGAGATGVQVASIFHAFGTHVQLFQAGARILPTEDEDVAAEVTDAFRAAGITVRTDFGVIESFEKTASGLRMIVSRDGDRSTAEAALAVVAIGWVANTAELGLDVAGVAADERGRVRVDDYLRTSAPHVFAAGDVTGHLMLVPQALEEGYVAGTNAVRGAVLPRTEHVSPIGSFTDPEYAQVGLGEAQARAELDALVTVIRLDAGTRAIIDGRTSGFCKLIVDRTTSRVVGCHVVGDRAVDIVQLAAIAISAGMTVDELARVPFSFPTYAGVLGRAATTAARTLRRDRAWRAPDVE